The window AAGCCACCTCCGCTTTTCTCATTTCTAATCAAATTCTAATCTTTCTTTCTCTATCCTCTCATTTACCATGCGTATATTGAAAGTGTAAGGAGCAGGAAACAAAAAAGGAGGAACTTGATTATGAGTAAGAAGATATTGATTGGAGCTGTTCTATCAGCAGTTGTATTGGGCGGTTCAATCGCAGCGGTGGCTGCAAAGGATGATACAACAAAATCAGTTGCAGACGGTAAGAAGTCATTCATTACCCTTGAAGAAGCAAAAGCCATTGCTCTTAAGGAAGTGGATGGCAGAGTAGAAAGCATTGATTTAGAAACAAAGGTCGGTAAATCCTACTACGAGGTAGAAATTGAAAAAGACAAGATGGACTATGATATTTATATTGACGCGGTAACAGGTGAGCCCTATTCTGTAAAGCAGGATGATGACGATTTTGATGATAGGTATGATGATCATTTTGACGATGATGTTCGGTACGATGACGACTCTAAATCAATTAGCGATAAATCTAAACCAACAATGGAAGTTATTACTGAAGCAGAAGCAGCAGCGATTGCAGAAAAAGCGGTGAATGGAAAGATCGTTGAAATGGACAAGGAATATGATGATGGCTTGCTTGAATATCAATTTGAACTTCATACAGACCGTGGTGAAGCAGAGGTGGATATTGATGCAGCAACTGGAAAAGTCATTGAAATAGACTATGATGATAGGGACTAAAGAGAAAGAGAGTTCAGTTAAGAACTCTCTTTTCGTAATGTATAGGATTTAGGATTATTGCA of the Bacillus tuaregi genome contains:
- a CDS encoding PepSY domain-containing protein, translated to MSKKILIGAVLSAVVLGGSIAAVAAKDDTTKSVADGKKSFITLEEAKAIALKEVDGRVESIDLETKVGKSYYEVEIEKDKMDYDIYIDAVTGEPYSVKQDDDDFDDRYDDHFDDDVRYDDDSKSISDKSKPTMEVITEAEAAAIAEKAVNGKIVEMDKEYDDGLLEYQFELHTDRGEAEVDIDAATGKVIEIDYDDRD